The region AGACCGGGATGTTACCTATATTGTAACTTTCCGATATTCAGACTCCGACACGATCCGATTGGAAATTTATCAAAACGACCGGGCGATCGTCAATGAATTGCTCGCACGCGAATCAAACAAACTCATCGGGGGACCCTGATGGAAATTTGCTCGATCGCAAGAGTTTTTTCAAATCTAAAATCTAAAATCTAAAATCTAAAATCGGATCACTTCTTCTTAGGGAAGTGCGCCCAGGTGGTTCCACTCTCACCATAACTCTTGGACTTGACTAGATTGTAGGAGTAATGAAGGTTTTCGCCTGTCATATCCGTTTGATAGCCTGAATCGAAGTACTCACCATAGGGGTCGTTAACAAAAAAGCCAGTATCGTCATAGCCGCGAAGGACAATGATATGTCCCCCTCCCGTCAACCGACCTGGGTAAATAACGGGATTTCCGTTGGCTAGGTGAGCCTTTATTTCATTCCAAGTTGCATCCATTTTGAAGACATCATTCATATCATACTCAAGGAAGACTCTACGTAGGTGATCGTGAACGTGGCGATCCCATCCATTGCGATCGACCAGTTGAAATAGTTCATCTTCTAGCTGCTTATTGCGAAGGGCAGGTCTAATGCCGTAGTAATACAAACACATGGCAACGCAGGTGACATTGCAGGTGCCTTCTGGTTTGTATCGGTTGTTGAGTTGACTGAAGTAAGGAACTGGTAAACGTACTTGCTTGGGAAGCTTATCATTAGGGCTGAATTTACCGATGCGTTTTACCCCATCGTCGCCAATAATTTCGATATGCTCTTGATAAGCTACCCAGGTGTTTCTACCTTTGAGGAAAGTTTTTTCTAGGGCTACCCTTATATGACTTCCTATGTCTTTATAAGAGTCTATCTCAAATACTCTACCAGCCCCCAGTGCCACTTTTTCATTTTCGGGTAGATCGATCGCTTGGACAGGAGATTGCTTGAATACCGTATCTTTAATAACTTTAAGTTTCATGATGGTCTAGCCAAATCTGCTAACTAATCAATCCTTCGCAATTTTGGCTATTACATCAGGAAAATTCGATCGCAAACTTTAAAGGAGATCGCAATCGATAGGCTCTTTGTCAAGACGAAAAAAAAGTTTATTTTGTTCCCTATTGGTTAACAAATTTCAATTTTTATTCATGCTGTTACTACAGGTATTTTCAAGAAAATACAGACCTTTTAAGGTGAGTGAGGTAAAGAGAAACCCGGTTTCTCCGGGTTCATCTGAAAACCGCTGTAAATACGTTTTTGTCAGTACAGATGAAAGCTAGTAATACTTAAAAACTAAGTATTTTTACAGCCATACCCAATCGACTTAATTCCTACAAGGATTACCTTTGGGAGTTGCGTCGGGATAAAAAGTGACGATCGCGTCTCTATCCTTGACAAAAACGGCATTGTAAGATTTTCCCGTATCCCCATCTCGCACAGGCAAAATGCAAGCTCCTTGGGCATTTCCCTGCGCCTTAAATGCTTTCGTCGCATCCTTCATCAGTTCTTTTGCATCGCTGACTAAAGCATAGCCTTTGATGTCATCGCTCCATGTGCTTGAGCCTTTTTTGATGACTACACCCAGCGTATAAACTACGCCGGGAATTACCTCTTCTTTTTGCAAGTTACTGGATAAACGTCCGCCAATACCGTCTTTTTGCAGTTGCAGATATCTGCCCACAAAATGCAGTCCGCCTATTTTTTCTGGCCCTTCTAACTCTCCGCAAAAAATATGTTCAAAGGCTTCTCGCTTAGACCAAACAGCCGTTAAATCGTCCAGGAATTCGGCTTGTGTACTGCGAACTGGCAGCAGTTGACCGCCAACAGCTTGCTGGATTTCTCTCAATACATCTGGGTGATCTGACATCAATTGTTTGAAATCACTTGCTGTGACTTTACTGCCAATTGAAGAACAGGTTTTCAGCACCGCTTCGTCGAATTCAGTGAGTTGGGGTGGTGGCGGTGTGATGTCTTCTTTTCGAGCGAGTGGAAAGCGATGCTGTTCTGGATTATTAACTGTATCAAAAAATGGTTTTACAACTGAGGATGGAGTAGGTGCAGGAACGGGGGTAGGTGAAGGGCTAACTTCTGAGAAAGTACCACAGGAGGTACTTACCCAGCGACGTTCGGGATTGGCACCAGGCACTTTGATTTGGATAAATTTTCTATCCTCACTGTTGAAGCTAAGCGCTTCATAGCGCTGACCGTTTGAAACTCGAACATTTCCAGGATTGGCACCGCCTCTAGCTCTTGGGGCTTCACAAGTGCTAGAGGCCCTAAAGGTTCCAGCGATGGGAACTTGTGCAATAGCAGCATTTATCGGTAGAAATAGTAGGGCGATCGCGATCGCTACACTTGCAGCCAGTCTAATCCAAAAATCACCTTTCATAAATCTGAAGCAAAACATAGTGTAATTACACTCATGATTCTGAGTCTGTACGTTGACTACCTTCAGACTACCTTTTTTCAATTCCGGAGATTTGCTCGGTACTCAGGCTAAAATTACCCTTTGTAGGGTATAAGAGCAGAAAGATTAACCAGCGCTCACGGAGCTATGTTGTAATATAGTATACTTAAAATTATCGATAAGTTGATAATTTTAAGTATATTTTGGGTAACAATAAGAGAAGAAGCGTTAGCAAATTGTGAGCCAAAACATGAATAAACAGACATTTGGCTTTGTGTTCGTTTTACTACTTGC is a window of Argonema galeatum A003/A1 DNA encoding:
- a CDS encoding C39 family peptidase, with amino-acid sequence MKLKVIKDTVFKQSPVQAIDLPENEKVALGAGRVFEIDSYKDIGSHIRVALEKTFLKGRNTWVAYQEHIEIIGDDGVKRIGKFSPNDKLPKQVRLPVPYFSQLNNRYKPEGTCNVTCVAMCLYYYGIRPALRNKQLEDELFQLVDRNGWDRHVHDHLRRVFLEYDMNDVFKMDATWNEIKAHLANGNPVIYPGRLTGGGHIIVLRGYDDTGFFVNDPYGEYFDSGYQTDMTGENLHYSYNLVKSKSYGESGTTWAHFPKKK
- a CDS encoding EndoU domain-containing protein, producing MKGDFWIRLAASVAIAIALLFLPINAAIAQVPIAGTFRASSTCEAPRARGGANPGNVRVSNGQRYEALSFNSEDRKFIQIKVPGANPERRWVSTSCGTFSEVSPSPTPVPAPTPSSVVKPFFDTVNNPEQHRFPLARKEDITPPPPQLTEFDEAVLKTCSSIGSKVTASDFKQLMSDHPDVLREIQQAVGGQLLPVRSTQAEFLDDLTAVWSKREAFEHIFCGELEGPEKIGGLHFVGRYLQLQKDGIGGRLSSNLQKEEVIPGVVYTLGVVIKKGSSTWSDDIKGYALVSDAKELMKDATKAFKAQGNAQGACILPVRDGDTGKSYNAVFVKDRDAIVTFYPDATPKGNPCRN